A window from Gossypium raimondii isolate GPD5lz chromosome 7, ASM2569854v1, whole genome shotgun sequence encodes these proteins:
- the LOC105801025 gene encoding uncharacterized protein LOC105801025 isoform X2, whose translation MEPGVYRAGSGFRFNHLGSLSCNEGFTGLEFAAGIPGTVGGATYMNAGANGQETANVIESVDIVTTEGNFRTLNRIDLTFGYRSSSFQDMDNLAAIVAATFRLERSGSAKKRQQELLKRRRATQPVNERSAGSVFRNPVNLGVSAAELIDKAGLKGCSIGGAMVSNIHANFLVNNGASTSQDMLNLIALVKDKVDSKFGVELEEEVLYFHPYWNYANWER comes from the exons ATGGAACCTGGAGTTTATAGGGCTGGTAGTGGTTTTCGATTTAATCACTTGGGAAGTCTGAGTTGCAATGAAGGATTTACAGGTCTTGAGTTTGCAGCAGGCATTCCTGGGACTGTAGGAGGTGCAACTTACATGAATGCTGGAGCAAATGGTCAG gAGACTGCCAATGTTATTGAAAGCGTAGACATTGTTACAACTGAAGGAAATTTTCGGACACTGAACAGAATTGATCTCACTTTCGGCTACCGATCATCATCGTTTCAGGACATGGACAACTTGGCAGCAATCGTGGCTGCTACGTTCCGGTTAGAGCGCTCAGGGTCAGCTAAGAAAAGGCAACAAGAGCTTTTGAAGAG GCGAAGAGCAACTCAACCAGTAAATGAACGCAGCGCTGGGTCGGTGTTTCGGAATCCGGTGAATTTGGGTGTTTCAGCAGCTGAGTTGATTGATAAAGCTGGATTGAAAGGGTGTAGCATAGGAGGAGCAATGGTTTCCAATATCCATGCCAATTTCTTAGTTAATAATGGTGCCTCCACTTCTCAAGACATGCTCAATCTCATTGCTTTGGTGAAGGATAAGGTTGACAGCAAGTTTGGAGTTGAACTTGAGGAGGAAGTACTCTACTTTCACCCCTACTGGAATTATGCCAACTGGGAAAGGTAA
- the LOC105801025 gene encoding uncharacterized protein LOC105801025 isoform X1 yields MEINFPFSTSRQNPSLMLPTPPTFTKMASMAFPVVQSPRNSTPIFSSNKEQTQNWNALKFVRGKKLLKDLSTWGIGGPCNYFVQVFHQTHLLSAIRYCREFSIPYVVIGKGSNCLFDDLGFDGCVILNQIDFLERMEPGVYRAGSGFRFNHLGSLSCNEGFTGLEFAAGIPGTVGGATYMNAGANGQETANVIESVDIVTTEGNFRTLNRIDLTFGYRSSSFQDMDNLAAIVAATFRLERSGSAKKRQQELLKRRRATQPVNERSAGSVFRNPVNLGVSAAELIDKAGLKGCSIGGAMVSNIHANFLVNNGASTSQDMLNLIALVKDKVDSKFGVELEEEVLYFHPYWNYANWER; encoded by the exons ATGGAAATAAATTTCCCGTTCTCAACTTCCCGACAAAATCCGTCACTCATGCTCCCAACTCCTCCAACCTTCACTAAAATGGCGTCCATGGCCTTCCCCGTTGTTCAATCTCCTAGAAACTCAACCCCCATTTTTTCCAGTAACAAAGAGCAAACCCAGAATTGGAATGCCTTGAAATTCGTCAGAGGCAAGAAACTCTTGAAGGATCTTAGCACTTGGGGCATTGGTGGCCCTTGCAATTACTTTGTTCAAGTCTTTCACCAAACCCATCTGCTTTCTGCCATCAG ATATTGTCGTGAGTTTTCCATTCCATACGTTGTGATTGGCAAAGGCTCAAATTGTCTGTTTGATGATCTGGGTTTTGATGGTTGTGTGATTCTAAATCAGATTGACTTCTTAGAGAGGATGGAACCTGGAGTTTATAGGGCTGGTAGTGGTTTTCGATTTAATCACTTGGGAAGTCTGAGTTGCAATGAAGGATTTACAGGTCTTGAGTTTGCAGCAGGCATTCCTGGGACTGTAGGAGGTGCAACTTACATGAATGCTGGAGCAAATGGTCAG gAGACTGCCAATGTTATTGAAAGCGTAGACATTGTTACAACTGAAGGAAATTTTCGGACACTGAACAGAATTGATCTCACTTTCGGCTACCGATCATCATCGTTTCAGGACATGGACAACTTGGCAGCAATCGTGGCTGCTACGTTCCGGTTAGAGCGCTCAGGGTCAGCTAAGAAAAGGCAACAAGAGCTTTTGAAGAG GCGAAGAGCAACTCAACCAGTAAATGAACGCAGCGCTGGGTCGGTGTTTCGGAATCCGGTGAATTTGGGTGTTTCAGCAGCTGAGTTGATTGATAAAGCTGGATTGAAAGGGTGTAGCATAGGAGGAGCAATGGTTTCCAATATCCATGCCAATTTCTTAGTTAATAATGGTGCCTCCACTTCTCAAGACATGCTCAATCTCATTGCTTTGGTGAAGGATAAGGTTGACAGCAAGTTTGGAGTTGAACTTGAGGAGGAAGTACTCTACTTTCACCCCTACTGGAATTATGCCAACTGGGAAAGGTAA